Proteins encoded within one genomic window of Bacteroides sedimenti:
- a CDS encoding tRNA1(Val) (adenine(37)-N6)-methyltransferase, translated as MPNSYFQFKQFTVWHDKCAMKVGTDGVLLGAWTDVSDATSVLDIGTGTGLVALMIAQRCSAEIIAIEIDENAAGQAVENVKRTPWNNRISVENKDFKDFNYSEQFDRIVSNPPYFTDSLLSPNEKRTMARHTNELTFTELIEGAAKLLAPDGEFSLIIPNDALFKITEIASRVGLYPVRQTNVIPKPGSPPKRALISFSFNKNKNLETEELVVELARHQYSPEYISLTKEFYLKM; from the coding sequence ATGCCCAATTCATATTTTCAATTTAAACAATTTACTGTATGGCATGATAAATGTGCCATGAAAGTCGGAACCGATGGCGTCTTATTAGGCGCATGGACTGACGTGTCAGATGCAACTTCAGTTTTAGATATTGGAACAGGTACAGGTTTAGTTGCATTAATGATTGCCCAACGTTGCTCGGCCGAGATTATAGCTATTGAGATTGATGAAAATGCAGCTGGACAAGCAGTAGAAAATGTAAAGCGTACTCCGTGGAATAATCGCATAAGTGTTGAAAATAAAGACTTTAAAGATTTTAATTATTCAGAACAATTTGATAGAATAGTGTCCAATCCGCCCTATTTTACAGATTCTCTCTTGTCGCCCAATGAAAAAAGGACAATGGCTCGTCACACAAATGAACTCACATTTACTGAATTGATTGAAGGTGCTGCCAAACTTCTTGCTCCAGATGGTGAATTTTCATTGATTATTCCCAATGATGCACTATTTAAAATAACTGAAATTGCATCCAGAGTCGGATTGTATCCCGTCAGACAAACAAATGTTATTCCAAAGCCAGGAAGTCCTCCCAAACGGGCATTAATATCGTTTTCATTCAATAAAAATAAGAATCTGGAAACTGAAGAACTGGTGGTAGAATTAGCTCGTCATCAGTACAGTCCTGAATATATCTCTCTGACGAAAGAATTCTATTTAAAAATGTAA
- a CDS encoding diacylglycerol/lipid kinase family protein, whose protein sequence is MNEKKKILFIVNPISGTQNKKIILNQLSERIDKNKYDIEIKYTERAGHAVEIAAQAASEKVYCVTAIGGDGTINEIARSLIHTDTALGIIPCGSGNGLARHLHIPMDSRKAIDIINQGLISAIDYGKINEIPFFCTCGVGFDAFVSLKFAAAGRRGILTYLEKTLHETLKYKPETYEVESEDEKTNYKAFLIACGNASQYGNNAYIAPQASLEDGLMNVTILEPFTVLDVPSLAFQLFNKTLDQNSRIKTFKSKKIKIHRTNSGVVHFDGDPIIMDKEINVEIIEKGLHVITPNNDYKELNVLQKASEYFGKLVPRGENLLEDIALMNKQLLEKKQEIIRKLTKK, encoded by the coding sequence ATGAATGAAAAGAAGAAAATTCTGTTTATTGTAAATCCAATCTCAGGTACCCAGAATAAAAAAATCATATTGAATCAATTGAGTGAGAGGATTGATAAAAATAAATATGACATTGAAATCAAATATACCGAGAGAGCCGGCCATGCAGTTGAAATTGCAGCGCAGGCCGCTTCAGAAAAGGTGTATTGTGTAACTGCTATTGGTGGAGATGGGACTATCAATGAGATAGCACGTTCTTTAATTCATACTGATACTGCACTGGGAATAATTCCATGTGGATCGGGAAATGGCTTGGCACGTCATTTACACATTCCAATGGATTCCCGAAAGGCTATTGATATTATTAATCAAGGTTTAATATCTGCCATTGATTATGGCAAAATTAATGAAATTCCTTTCTTTTGTACTTGCGGGGTTGGTTTTGATGCATTTGTTAGTCTGAAATTTGCTGCTGCAGGAAGAAGAGGAATTCTTACTTATCTTGAAAAAACACTTCATGAAACTCTTAAGTACAAGCCAGAAACTTACGAAGTAGAAAGTGAAGATGAAAAGACAAACTACAAAGCTTTTTTAATCGCTTGCGGTAATGCATCACAATATGGAAACAATGCTTACATTGCCCCACAAGCTTCGCTGGAAGATGGCCTAATGAATGTAACTATACTAGAGCCTTTTACTGTCTTAGACGTTCCATCACTTGCATTTCAGCTATTCAATAAAACTCTTGATCAGAATTCTCGTATAAAAACATTCAAAAGTAAAAAGATTAAAATTCATAGAACGAATTCGGGGGTGGTTCATTTTGACGGAGACCCTATAATAATGGATAAAGAAATAAACGTCGAAATTATTGAAAAAGGTCTACATGTTATCACTCCAAATAACGATTATAAAGAATTGAATGTGCTACAGAAAGCATCCGAATACTTTGGCAAACTGGTGCCTAGAGGAGAAAACTTATTGGAAGATATTGCATTAATGAACAAACAGTTACTTGAGAAAAAACAGGAGATTATTCGAAAATTAACAAAAAAATAG
- the spt gene encoding serine palmitoyltransferase, producing MGLLQDKLVKYDIPQQIKAQGVYPYFRCIESEQNTEVVMSGRKVLMFGSNSYLGLTNHPKVIEAAVEATRKYGTGCAGSRFLNGTLDLHLELEKELAEFVGKEDAIIYSTGFQVNLGVVSCVTGREDYVICDELDHASIVEGRRLSFSQTLKFKHNDMASLEKELQKCKPDKIKLIVVDGVFSMEGDVANLPEIVRLAKKYDANIMVDEAHGLGVLGDHGRGVCNHFGLTKDVDLIMGTFSKSLAAIGGFIAGDECIINYLRHNSRPYIFSASNTPAATAAARAALHIMKNEPERLEHLWDITNYSLKRFRELGFEIGHTSTPIIPLYVRDMQKTFLVTKMLFDEGVFVNPVIPPACSPEDTLIRFSLMATHSKEQIDIAVEKLEKCFRKLEIIK from the coding sequence ATGGGATTATTACAAGATAAATTAGTGAAATATGATATACCTCAGCAGATAAAAGCTCAAGGTGTATATCCTTATTTCCGTTGTATCGAAAGTGAACAAAACACTGAAGTGGTAATGAGTGGACGAAAAGTTCTAATGTTTGGATCAAATTCTTATTTAGGACTTACCAACCACCCAAAAGTTATTGAAGCAGCCGTAGAAGCTACTCGGAAGTATGGTACAGGATGCGCTGGCTCACGCTTTTTAAACGGGACGCTTGATCTCCATCTCGAATTAGAAAAAGAATTAGCCGAATTTGTAGGTAAAGAAGATGCTATAATCTATTCTACCGGCTTTCAGGTTAATTTAGGTGTTGTTTCCTGTGTTACAGGTCGTGAAGATTACGTTATTTGCGATGAACTGGATCATGCGTCAATTGTTGAAGGTAGACGTTTGTCTTTCTCTCAAACATTAAAGTTTAAGCATAACGATATGGCTTCTTTAGAGAAAGAACTCCAAAAGTGTAAGCCAGATAAAATTAAATTAATCGTTGTGGATGGCGTGTTCAGTATGGAAGGCGATGTTGCAAATCTCCCAGAGATTGTTCGTCTGGCTAAGAAGTACGATGCTAACATAATGGTCGATGAAGCACACGGGCTTGGAGTTCTGGGTGATCACGGTCGTGGTGTTTGCAATCATTTCGGTTTGACTAAAGATGTAGACCTGATTATGGGTACTTTCAGTAAGTCGCTTGCTGCTATCGGTGGTTTTATTGCCGGAGACGAATGCATTATTAATTACCTGAGACACAATTCACGCCCATATATCTTCAGCGCAAGTAATACTCCAGCTGCTACTGCTGCAGCACGTGCTGCGCTTCATATAATGAAGAATGAACCTGAACGTTTAGAGCATTTATGGGATATCACAAATTATTCATTAAAAAGATTCCGCGAGCTAGGTTTTGAAATAGGGCACACCTCTACTCCAATTATTCCTTTGTACGTTCGTGACATGCAAAAGACATTCCTGGTTACGAAAATGTTATTTGATGAAGGTGTTTTTGTTAATCCGGTAATTCCGCCAGCATGTTCACCAGAAGATACTTTGATACGCTTCTCTTTGATGGCAACTCATTCAAAAGAGCAGATTGATATTGCTGTAGAAAAACTGGAAAAATGCTTTAGAAAGCTTGAAATTATTAAATAA
- the queD gene encoding 6-carboxytetrahydropterin synthase QueD, translating into MYIVRKKMEISASHSLKLSYSSKCENLHGHNWNIYIWCKSEELNEDGMVIDFSHIKEKIQSKLDHKNLNDVLPFNTTAENMAKWICDQIPHCFKVMVQESENNIAWYEKSE; encoded by the coding sequence ATGTATATAGTAAGAAAGAAAATGGAGATATCGGCTTCACACAGCCTGAAACTATCATATTCCAGTAAATGTGAGAATCTGCATGGACACAACTGGAACATTTACATCTGGTGCAAGTCCGAAGAGTTGAATGAAGATGGCATGGTTATCGATTTCTCTCATATCAAGGAGAAAATCCAGTCGAAACTCGACCATAAGAACCTGAATGATGTACTGCCATTTAATACAACAGCCGAAAATATGGCTAAATGGATTTGCGATCAGATACCTCACTGTTTTAAGGTGATGGTGCAGGAATCTGAAAATAACATTGCGTGGTATGAGAAAAGTGAATGA
- a CDS encoding 7-carboxy-7-deazaguanine synthase QueE, which yields MRKVNEIFYSIQGEGYFTGTPAVFIRFSGCNLDCDFCDTEHQSGVMMSDKEIINEIIQYPARHVVLTGGEPSLHISHEFVDRLKKNGFFVQIETNGTRELPANIDWITCSPKAGGETVILNPHELKVVFTGQEMSQYDCFNAQVFCLQPCSGKNTEKVIEYILAHPKWRLSLQTHKLLNVR from the coding sequence ATGAGAAAAGTGAATGAGATTTTCTACAGCATTCAAGGCGAAGGGTACTTCACCGGAACCCCGGCTGTGTTTATTCGCTTCTCGGGCTGTAATCTGGATTGCGATTTCTGCGATACTGAACATCAGTCGGGCGTGATGATGAGCGACAAAGAGATCATCAACGAAATAATTCAATATCCCGCCAGACATGTAGTCCTTACGGGCGGCGAGCCAAGCTTGCACATCTCGCATGAATTTGTCGACAGGTTAAAGAAAAACGGTTTTTTCGTGCAGATAGAAACGAATGGAACAAGAGAACTTCCTGCAAATATAGACTGGATCACCTGTTCGCCCAAAGCAGGAGGGGAGACAGTTATCCTTAATCCTCACGAATTGAAGGTGGTATTTACCGGGCAGGAGATGTCTCAATACGATTGTTTCAATGCACAAGTGTTCTGCCTTCAGCCATGTTCAGGGAAAAACACAGAAAAAGTAATTGAATACATATTGGCACATCCAAAATGGAGACTGAGTCTTCAGACTCATAAATTGTTAAACGTACGATAG
- the aspS gene encoding aspartate--tRNA ligase, with amino-acid sequence MYRTHTCGELRISDVKKVVTLSGWVQRSRKMGGMTFVDLRDRYGITQLVFNEAVNAELCEAANKLGREFVLQVKGEVNERSNKNANLPTGDIELIVTELNVLNSAATPPFTIEDNSDGGDDIRMKYRYLDLRRNNVRSNLELRHKMTIEVRSYLDKLGFLEVETPILIGSTPEGARDFVVPSRMNPGQFYALPQSPQLFKQLLMVSGFDRYFQIAKCFRDEDLRADRQPEFTQIDCEMSFVEQEDVISTFEGMAKHLFKTIRGVEITEKFPRMPWSEAMKLYGSDKPDIRFGMQFVELMDILKGKGFPVFDSAAYIGGICAEGAASYTRKQLDALTDFVKRPQIGAKGMVYARVEADGNVKSSVDKFYTQETLQELKAAFGAKPGDLILILSGDDAMKTRKQLCELRLEMGSQLGLRDKNTFACLWVVDFPLFEWDEETQRYMAMHHPFTSPKPEDISLLDTNPGEVRANAYDMVINGVEVGGGSIRIHDSALQNKMFKLLGFTEEKAQEQFGFLMDAFKFGAPPHGGLAYGLDRWVSLFAGLDSIRDCIAFPKNNSGRDVMIDAPGYLEQSQLDELNLVIDIKE; translated from the coding sequence ATGTATAGAACGCATACATGTGGAGAGCTTCGGATCTCCGACGTAAAGAAAGTAGTTACACTTTCGGGATGGGTACAGCGTAGCAGAAAGATGGGAGGAATGACATTTGTCGACCTTCGCGATCGTTACGGAATCACTCAGCTTGTTTTTAATGAAGCTGTTAATGCTGAACTTTGTGAGGCTGCAAATAAACTGGGACGCGAATTTGTGTTGCAGGTAAAAGGAGAAGTTAATGAGCGTTCCAATAAGAATGCAAATCTTCCAACCGGAGATATCGAACTGATTGTTACAGAACTGAATGTTCTTAACTCTGCTGCAACTCCTCCATTCACCATTGAAGACAACTCTGACGGTGGGGATGATATCCGAATGAAATATCGCTATCTCGACCTTCGTCGTAATAATGTAAGATCTAACCTGGAGCTTCGTCACAAGATGACAATTGAAGTTCGCAGCTATCTTGATAAACTTGGATTCCTCGAAGTAGAAACACCAATTCTTATTGGCTCTACCCCTGAAGGAGCGCGCGACTTCGTTGTGCCTTCACGCATGAACCCGGGACAATTCTATGCACTGCCTCAGTCACCACAGCTATTCAAACAGCTTTTGATGGTTTCCGGCTTTGATCGTTACTTCCAGATTGCAAAATGTTTCCGTGACGAAGACCTTCGTGCCGACCGTCAGCCCGAATTTACACAGATTGACTGTGAAATGAGTTTCGTAGAGCAGGAAGATGTTATCTCTACATTCGAAGGAATGGCAAAACATCTTTTCAAAACAATCCGCGGTGTTGAGATTACTGAGAAATTTCCTCGCATGCCATGGAGCGAAGCTATGAAGCTGTACGGAAGCGACAAACCGGATATCCGTTTCGGAATGCAGTTTGTTGAGCTGATGGACATCCTGAAAGGTAAAGGTTTTCCTGTGTTTGATAGCGCTGCCTACATCGGCGGTATCTGTGCCGAAGGTGCTGCTTCGTATACACGCAAGCAACTGGATGCCCTGACAGACTTCGTTAAACGGCCGCAGATTGGTGCAAAAGGTATGGTTTATGCTCGTGTGGAAGCTGACGGAAACGTGAAATCAAGCGTAGATAAGTTCTATACACAAGAAACATTGCAGGAACTGAAGGCTGCATTTGGTGCGAAGCCTGGTGACCTGATCCTAATCCTTTCGGGCGATGATGCAATGAAGACACGCAAACAGCTTTGCGAACTTCGTCTGGAAATGGGTAGCCAATTAGGTCTGAGAGATAAAAATACATTCGCTTGCTTATGGGTAGTAGACTTCCCATTGTTTGAGTGGGATGAAGAAACTCAACGTTATATGGCAATGCACCATCCGTTCACCTCTCCTAAACCTGAAGATATTTCTCTTTTGGACACTAATCCGGGAGAAGTTCGTGCTAATGCATACGACATGGTAATCAATGGGGTTGAAGTTGGTGGCGGTTCTATCCGTATTCACGACAGCGCCTTACAGAATAAGATGTTTAAGTTGCTTGGATTTACAGAAGAAAAGGCACAAGAGCAGTTTGGCTTCCTGATGGATGCATTCAAATTCGGTGCTCCTCCTCACGGTGGATTGGCTTACGGGCTCGATCGTTGGGTATCTCTTTTCGCCGGACTGGATTCTATCCGCGACTGTATCGCATTCCCTAAAAATAACTCAGGCCGTGATGTTATGATTGATGCTCCGGGTTACTTGGAACAGTCTCAGCTGGATGAGCTGAACCTGGTTATCGACATCAAGGAATAA
- a CDS encoding carbon-nitrogen hydrolase, with amino-acid sequence MMDNRTIKVGLVQQANTDNLKENLKQLAANIEACVAQGAQLVVLQELHNSLYFCQEENTNNFDLAEPIPGPSTGFYGEIAAALRIVLVTSLFEKRAPGLYHNTAVVFDTDGSIAGKYRKMHIPDDPAYYEKFYFTPGDLGFQPIQTSLGKLGILVCWDQWYPEAARLMALRGAEVLIYPTAIGWESSDPEDEKSRQLNAWIISQRAHAVANGLPVISVNRVGHEADPSGNTKGIQFWGNSFVAGPQGEFLAQAGNQEPENMVVEVSLTRSENVRRWWPFLRDRRIDEYGEIVKRFID; translated from the coding sequence ATGATGGATAACAGAACCATAAAGGTAGGATTGGTACAGCAAGCCAATACAGACAATCTAAAAGAGAACCTGAAACAACTTGCCGCGAACATTGAGGCATGCGTGGCTCAGGGTGCGCAATTAGTGGTGCTTCAGGAGTTGCACAATTCGCTCTACTTCTGTCAAGAGGAGAATACCAATAATTTTGATCTGGCCGAACCTATCCCCGGCCCTTCTACCGGTTTTTACGGAGAGATTGCGGCTGCCCTCAGAATAGTGCTCGTAACTTCCCTGTTTGAGAAGCGCGCTCCCGGATTATATCACAACACAGCCGTGGTATTCGATACCGATGGCTCCATAGCAGGTAAATACCGTAAAATGCATATCCCTGATGATCCGGCATACTACGAGAAGTTTTACTTCACTCCGGGCGATCTGGGCTTTCAACCCATCCAGACTTCCCTCGGAAAACTGGGTATTCTTGTCTGCTGGGATCAATGGTATCCCGAAGCTGCTCGCCTGATGGCCCTTCGCGGTGCCGAAGTGCTTATTTATCCTACCGCCATAGGTTGGGAAAGTTCGGACCCAGAAGATGAGAAGAGCAGGCAGCTGAATGCCTGGATTATCTCACAACGTGCACATGCAGTAGCCAACGGTCTTCCGGTTATTTCCGTGAATCGTGTTGGTCACGAAGCGGATCCATCGGGAAACACCAAGGGTATTCAATTCTGGGGAAACAGTTTTGTGGCTGGTCCGCAAGGGGAATTCCTGGCTCAGGCAGGAAATCAGGAGCCGGAGAATATGGTTGTTGAGGTGAGCCTTACCCGTTCGGAAAATGTTCGTCGCTGGTGGCCTTTCCTTCGTGACCGTAGAATTGATGAATATGGAGAAATTGTGAAAAGATTCATTGACTGA
- a CDS encoding agmatine deiminase family protein: MGLLMSLPKNGDEEKDLQVDWANPFGSLEELRGPYLPSEWHKQSGVQLTWPHAGTDWAYMLDEVQACFVEIAREIAKRELLLIVTPEVETVKKQIANRVNMENVRFFECETNDTWARDHGAITLLDTTSPLLLDFRFNGWGDKFEASLDNQITRKVYDGGFFKSEYKSHLDFVLEGGSIESDGRGTLLTTSTCLLAPHRNQPMNQTDINDYLRSTLHVEQILWLDYGYLAGDDTDSHVDTLARLCPNNTIAYVKCTNPEDEHFEELQKMEEQLGTFHTLKGEPYRLLALPMADSIVEDGERLPATYANFLVINGAVLFPTYDQKKNDAAAAEVLAEAFPGKEIIGIDCRALIKQHGSLHCVTMQFPEGVIK; encoded by the coding sequence ATGGGCTTGTTAATGAGTCTCCCCAAAAATGGGGACGAAGAGAAAGACCTACAGGTTGATTGGGCAAATCCTTTCGGCTCGCTCGAAGAGCTTCGTGGTCCTTATTTGCCGTCTGAGTGGCACAAACAGAGCGGCGTTCAGCTTACATGGCCTCATGCCGGAACTGACTGGGCATACATGCTGGACGAAGTGCAGGCATGTTTTGTAGAAATTGCCCGCGAAATTGCGAAAAGAGAATTGCTCTTGATCGTCACCCCCGAGGTGGAAACGGTTAAGAAGCAGATTGCCAACCGGGTAAACATGGAAAATGTGCGCTTCTTTGAATGCGAAACAAACGATACCTGGGCTCGTGATCACGGTGCCATCACCCTGCTCGACACAACCTCTCCCCTTCTACTCGACTTCCGCTTTAATGGCTGGGGAGATAAATTTGAGGCATCTCTCGATAATCAGATTACCCGCAAAGTGTATGATGGAGGCTTTTTCAAGAGCGAATACAAGAGTCACCTGGACTTCGTCCTGGAAGGTGGTTCGATTGAAAGCGACGGGCGTGGAACTCTGCTGACAACTTCCACCTGCTTGCTGGCTCCTCACAGAAATCAGCCCATGAACCAGACCGATATTAACGATTATCTGCGCTCGACCTTACATGTGGAACAGATTCTTTGGTTGGATTATGGCTATCTGGCCGGTGATGACACCGATAGCCATGTGGATACATTGGCTCGCTTGTGCCCGAACAACACCATTGCTTATGTGAAGTGTACCAATCCGGAAGATGAGCATTTTGAAGAGCTGCAGAAGATGGAAGAACAACTTGGCACATTCCACACGCTGAAAGGCGAACCTTATCGCCTTCTGGCTTTGCCGATGGCAGATTCCATTGTGGAAGATGGCGAGCGTTTGCCGGCCACCTATGCAAACTTCCTGGTCATTAACGGTGCAGTGCTGTTTCCTACTTACGACCAGAAGAAGAATGATGCGGCAGCCGCGGAGGTACTTGCCGAAGCATTCCCTGGAAAAGAGATTATAGGCATCGACTGTCGCGCCTTAATTAAGCAGCACGGTTCACTGCATTGCGTAACCATGCAATTTCCCGAGGGAGTGATTAAATAA
- a CDS encoding ferredoxin domain-containing protein — translation MILNERDSRHEHMLNVAKQMMTAARTAPKGKGVDVIETAVVTGKEIKILSDEMIRLNGENGLMFFLRDADNILSAEAIVLIGTREQVQGLNCAYCGFATCAEKPADTPCAINSIDVGIAIGSACATAADLRVDSRVMFSAGLAAQSLDWLSGCRNVIAIPISCSSKNPFFDRKPRERK, via the coding sequence ATGATATTAAATGAAAGAGATTCCCGCCACGAACATATGCTCAATGTGGCGAAACAGATGATGACGGCAGCGCGTACTGCTCCTAAAGGAAAAGGGGTAGATGTGATTGAAACGGCTGTTGTTACAGGTAAGGAGATTAAGATTCTGTCTGATGAGATGATCAGATTGAATGGGGAAAATGGGCTTATGTTCTTTCTTCGGGATGCAGATAACATACTATCTGCCGAAGCGATTGTCCTGATCGGGACGCGAGAACAAGTACAAGGGCTGAATTGCGCCTACTGCGGATTTGCGACCTGTGCCGAGAAGCCGGCTGATACTCCTTGTGCCATCAACAGCATTGATGTGGGCATTGCCATAGGCTCGGCGTGTGCTACTGCGGCCGACCTGCGCGTTGATTCGCGCGTGATGTTTTCTGCCGGACTGGCAGCGCAGAGTCTTGACTGGTTAAGCGGATGCAGAAACGTAATTGCCATCCCGATAAGCTGCTCCAGCAAGAATCCTTTTTTTGATCGTAAACCAAGAGAAAGAAAGTAA
- a CDS encoding HU family DNA-binding protein: MSIEFKATKVNNNMKPDEEPRYYAKAVTKGTVTLNRIIEDMCAESTLSKADIVAVVAGLGKHLIENLKDGYTVKIDSLGTFSTSVKSPTVDSEDEVRPKDVSFSKINYLPEVHMLESFRDVAFKKVVTKEEAKISRPRGRKPIRRK, from the coding sequence ATGTCAATAGAATTTAAGGCAACCAAGGTAAATAATAACATGAAGCCCGATGAAGAGCCTCGGTATTATGCAAAAGCAGTGACAAAAGGCACGGTTACGCTGAATAGAATCATTGAGGATATGTGCGCTGAAAGTACACTTTCAAAGGCCGATATTGTTGCTGTTGTGGCTGGACTAGGCAAGCATCTGATTGAAAATCTAAAGGATGGATATACTGTAAAAATCGATTCGTTGGGAACTTTCTCCACGTCGGTAAAAAGCCCAACAGTGGACAGTGAAGACGAGGTTCGTCCCAAAGATGTATCATTCAGTAAGATAAATTATCTACCGGAAGTACATATGCTGGAAAGCTTCAGAGACGTGGCTTTTAAGAAAGTAGTAACCAAAGAAGAAGCCAAAATTTCCAGACCCAGAGGCCGTAAACCCATTCGTCGAAAATAA
- a CDS encoding ABC transporter ATP-binding protein, with the protein MLKIENACITYGETEIFNGLTLEIKKGELACVSGESGCGKTSLLNAVMGFIPLSSGTITIDGMLLNEENIDLIRKKIAWIPQELALPCEWVKEMVHLPFNLKANKGVHFSKEKLFEAFKELNLEEELYNKRVSEISGGQRQRIMIAVAALLEKPLLIIDEPTSALDASSAERVANFINMLAMKGMTILAVSHDRTFKLGCDIVIYL; encoded by the coding sequence ATGCTGAAAATAGAAAATGCCTGCATTACTTATGGAGAGACCGAAATTTTCAATGGTCTGACACTGGAGATTAAAAAGGGCGAATTAGCTTGTGTCTCAGGAGAGTCGGGGTGTGGAAAAACCTCTCTTTTAAATGCAGTTATGGGGTTTATTCCATTAAGCAGCGGAACCATCACTATAGATGGAATGTTGCTTAACGAAGAGAATATTGATCTGATTAGAAAAAAAATAGCCTGGATACCACAGGAATTAGCTCTTCCTTGCGAATGGGTAAAAGAAATGGTTCATCTTCCGTTTAACCTGAAGGCAAACAAGGGAGTGCATTTCTCAAAGGAAAAACTGTTCGAGGCATTTAAAGAGTTGAATCTGGAAGAAGAACTATACAACAAACGAGTGAGTGAAATATCGGGTGGTCAACGACAGCGGATTATGATTGCTGTGGCTGCTTTACTCGAGAAACCTTTGTTGATCATTGACGAACCGACTTCTGCACTAGATGCCTCCTCGGCTGAAAGAGTGGCTAATTTTATTAATATGCTGGCGATGAAAGGAATGACAATTCTTGCAGTATCTCATGATCGTACTTTCAAACTAGGTTGTGATATCGTAATTTATTTGTAA
- a CDS encoding ABC transporter permease, whose product MGTIDISYWNLAIGVLMMGIPVYYLWKYKTGLVQSTLVALGRMLLQLFLIGVYLKYLFILNHPVINIAWVLIMTCVASETSLVRTRLKRSILYIPIFVGFLIAATLIGSYFIGFVLQLDNIFNAQYFIPIFGILMGNMLSVNIIGLNTFYSGLQREQQQYYYLLGNGASHHEAQAPFIRQALIKAFSPCIANMAVMGLVALPGTMIGQILGGSSPNVAIKYQMMIVVITFTASMLSLMITISLASRKSFDKYGRLIRVFKENKKND is encoded by the coding sequence ATGGGAACAATTGATATTAGCTACTGGAACCTTGCTATTGGAGTATTGATGATGGGTATTCCGGTGTATTATCTATGGAAGTATAAAACCGGGCTTGTGCAGTCAACATTAGTCGCATTAGGAAGAATGCTGCTGCAGCTTTTTCTAATCGGAGTATACTTAAAATACTTGTTTATACTTAATCATCCAGTCATCAATATTGCCTGGGTATTAATAATGACATGTGTAGCATCTGAGACATCGCTTGTACGTACTCGACTGAAGCGCAGTATTTTATACATCCCTATCTTTGTCGGTTTTCTCATTGCAGCTACCCTTATAGGTAGCTATTTTATAGGCTTTGTGCTTCAGCTGGATAACATATTCAATGCCCAGTATTTTATCCCTATTTTCGGAATATTAATGGGAAATATGCTGTCGGTTAACATCATCGGACTGAATACTTTCTATAGCGGCTTGCAACGTGAGCAACAGCAATATTACTATTTGTTGGGCAACGGAGCATCCCACCATGAGGCTCAGGCGCCTTTCATCCGGCAAGCACTAATCAAAGCCTTCAGCCCGTGCATTGCGAATATGGCTGTTATGGGATTGGTTGCACTGCCAGGAACAATGATTGGTCAGATATTAGGAGGAAGTAGTCCAAATGTGGCAATAAAATATCAGATGATGATTGTTGTTATAACATTTACCGCTTCGATGCTGTCACTCATGATTACCATTTCATTGGCATCTCGCAAATCTTTTGATAAGTATGGTAGGCTAATCAGAGTCTTTAAAGAGAATAAGAAAAATGATTAA
- a CDS encoding FHA domain-containing protein: MKRILCPKCENYLTFDETKYTEGQSLVFVCEHCGKQFSIRIGKTKLKPKDKNEVIDEQAHKDQFGSIVVIENVFGYKQVLPLSLGDNVIGRRCVGNVISTPIETGDMSMDRKHCVINIKKNKKEALVYTLRDFPSLTGTFLMNQILGDKDRIVLNDGAIVTIGATTFILRCASEDTAEE, encoded by the coding sequence ATGAAAAGAATTTTATGTCCTAAATGTGAGAATTATCTTACATTTGACGAAACAAAATATACTGAAGGCCAATCTCTTGTATTCGTATGCGAACATTGTGGTAAGCAATTCAGCATTCGTATAGGTAAAACTAAACTAAAGCCGAAGGATAAGAATGAAGTAATTGATGAGCAAGCTCACAAAGACCAGTTCGGCAGCATTGTTGTTATAGAAAATGTATTCGGATACAAACAGGTGCTTCCTTTATCATTAGGCGATAATGTGATTGGACGCAGGTGTGTGGGTAATGTGATTTCCACTCCTATTGAAACAGGTGATATGAGTATGGACCGAAAGCACTGCGTGATAAATATTAAGAAAAATAAAAAAGAAGCTTTGGTATATACATTGAGAGATTTTCCAAGTCTGACCGGAACTTTTCTCATGAATCAAATTCTTGGTGATAAAGATCGGATTGTTTTGAATGATGGTGCGATTGTGACTATCGGAGCAACAACTTTTATTTTGCGTTGTGCTAGTGAAGATACTGCAGAGGAATAA